In the Halosolutus gelatinilyticus genome, ACGCTGCTTTCGGCTTGGTTTCGTCGATCACTGCCTCCGATTCGACGGGACTCATCCGGCCGTCGATGCGTACTTCGGCGTCCGTCGGAACGATCCGCGAATCGATCGTCGTCACAGGGACGTCGGTCAATCCCGCTGCCAATTCCGGGACGGTCGGCGTCGTCTGGCCCTGTGTCCACCCCTGAAGCGCCGCGATGAGAGCGGCGGCCGAGACACCGAAAACGACGCTTACGTCGGCCGACGGCGAACACCACTTGGTGACCGCCTCGGGGACAGCGAGTCGTAACGTCCGGCTCCGCTGTACTCGACCCCTGATCGGAGCCCAGGTCGTGACGCCGTTGGCCTCCACGACGAGCAGACCCATGGAGACGAGCGGCGTCCCGTTACCGTCCGTCGGCAGCCCGAGGGAGTACATATCGATCCCCTCACGGACGGTTGCGGCCGGTTTGTCAGTGACGCGGTCGTCGACCGCGGACGACTGCCACCGAGCCAGGCGCTCGATCAGTTCGATATACGATCGTTCCGCGCCGAGATCGAGGGCCTGCGTAATGCGTTGCCACGGTTGTTGATCGGCGCTGGCGAACTGGTCGGCGCCGCCGTAAACGCCGCTCACCGGGCGGACCGCACCGGACGTGTTCTCGAAGAGCGTGACGGGACAGTTATGGCGGATCGCCTCGCTCGCGACCTCGGCGACTGCACCGTCCCAGTGGACGTGTTCCGTAACGGAAACCAGGTCGTCGGTCTCCCGAAGTCGCTCGAGATGTCGTCGTAGCGCCGTCATTGCGCACCCTCCCCGGGATCGACGAACGACAGCGTGCTCGTGTCGACGCCGGCCCGTTCGAGTATCTTTTGCGCCCGATATCTGCGCTCGACGTCGCCGGTCGGCTGCGATTTCCGCGCAGACCTATCGCTGGTCGCATCGATGTACGCCTTCGCCGTCTTCGCTTTCGACGTTCCGGTCTGGATGTCGCCCTTTTCGGTCGGCGTTTGATAGATGTTCAGCGGAACTTTCGGCATCGTTTCGACCCCGAACTGGTGAAAGTCGGTATCCGGATCCGCGTATAACGCGAGCGCCTCGAGTACCTCTCGTTGGTCGAGCGGATTGACGTCCGCGTCGACGAATATAAAGAAGTCGACGTGGAGCATCCCCCACGTCGTAAAGATGAAATTCGCCATATCGTGGAGATAGCTGGGATTGGTCTTCTCGGTCGAGATCGTATAGATCGTTCGCGGCGTCGACTTCCACGGGGCACAGCACTCGACGTCGAACTGGGCGGTTCGTAGTCCGAGCGTCGCATCCGGGCCGACGCAACCGACCTCCATCGAACTGGTCGTGTTCTCCGAATGCCCGACGCCGGTACCTTCGACGCAGAACGGGAGTATCGGATCCGTCTGGTGCGTGATTCCTGTCACTCGAAAGAGGGGCATCGATCTTCTGGGACCGTGCATATAGCCGAAATAGTCGCCGAAGGGGCCTTCGTCGCGGCGCTCGTTCGGAAGGATCTCGCCCTCGATGACGAGTTCGGCTGTCGCCGGAACGAGGAGATCGTTCGTTTCACACGGAACGAGTTCAACCGGCTCCCGTTTCAACCCGCCCGCGTATTCGGCCTCGTTCCGACCCGTCGGAATCCACATTACGGACGTGTACCGGACCGCTGGTTCGACGCCGACGGCGATCGCGACGGGCATCGGTTCGTTTCGCTCTTCGTACTTGTAGTAGTAGAGGTTCGGTGTTTGCTCGCCCGCTAACAGGAGGACGCTACTCGTTTCGCTGTCGTGGATCATCGTTCGATGATTCGACCAGTCGACCCAGTCGGAATCGGGATCCGGTGCGATAAGCGTGTGGACGTTCGAATAGCGCCCGCCGTCGCCCGCGTGAATGTACGGCCACGGGAAGTCAAGGAGATCGATCTCGTCACCTGTCCGGATTTCTTCTTTACAGGGTGCATCGTCCGCGGAAACCGTCACCGGTTCGATCGGATCCTTCAGTCGATCGATCACCGATTCGTAGTATTCACTGTACGAGAGATCCGGTGGCAATCCCAGCCCGAGTGCGATTCGATCCCACGGTCTGCGCTGGGTTCCTCGATACGGGTCGCCGACGAGTTGCGCCGATTCGACGCTCTCAAACAGCGGAACGGCGCTGTCTTCGACGTTCAACAGCATCGTGACGGCACTGGCCTCGAGATTCCACGAAACGGGCTCGGAGATCCGATGGAGATCGCCTCTCGTCTCGAGCGTCTGAAGGTACTGTCGGAAGCTGTGGATCGTCATTTGTGATTGTGCAACTCGTTTGCCAGTTCGTCGCGCTCGGACTGCACTTTGAGGTCGATGTACTCGCTCACGAGTTCCGGATACGTATCGGACAGGTAGTCGAGCATGATCGTTCGGCTCGCCTCGGAGACGGACTCGTGCTCTCCTTTCTCCGTGAGATACTGCAGGAGCGTCTTCACTTCCTTCGACCTGGTGTTGATCACGGTCGACTGTTCCTCGACCTCGGCCATCGTCGACTCGAGCAGATCGGTATCGATCGAATCGCCGCTGTCCGTCTCGAGGACGTCGAGATACCACTCTTCTTTGGTGTTCTCGTGCGGCCCTTTGACGACGGTCAGCGTGTCCGGATCGGTGAGATTGTCCGGATCTCGATCGATCTTGGCCCGGATGTCGAAGATCTCTTTCGTTTCTTCGTCGCTCACTTGTAACTGGATTTCCTCCCCCTCTGGATCGTCGGGTAGGTTACTTTCCGACGTAACGTATTTCCCTGCCATGCCAGTTGTCGACTAGTCGCTCGTCCTCCAAATAAAAACCCTATCTAAGTTAACTAACATATTCGCGCGTTTTGAGGGAAGTCTCGTTCCGACAGAACGACGCTGATCGAATCCCGTTTCGGATCGCCTCGTCCGACTGTATCTATCGCCTCCGCCGTGTCCGTCGAGTAGTAACAGAGATGGGGCCAGAGTGGCTACCTGGACGTATGCTCAGCGCCGATCAGAAGGCGCGCTATCTCGAGAATATCGAAACCGGAACGACGAGAAGAGTGTGGCGAAATCACCGTTTCGGCGGACGAGATCGTCGCCTTTGCGGAGCAATTCGATCCGCTCGAGTTTCACACCGATCCGGAGGCCGCGTCGGAGAGTCGATACGGCGGCCTCATCGCTAGCGGCTACCGCACGCTCTCCCTCTCGGTTCGGCTCGTCGTCGAGGAAGTTCGAAGCAAACGGGCCGTCATCGCCGGTCTCGGAATCGACGACGTCCGCTGGCACGAACCGGTTCGGCCGAGCGAGACGCTCTCCGTGACGACGACGGTTCTCGATAGTCGCCCGTCCGAGAGCGATCCGACCACCGGCGTCGTCCGCGAACGGATCTCGGTGACCAACCGGACGGAAACCGAGGTACTCTCACTCGAGAATTACGAGCTAGTCGAGCGGCGAAATTCGGCGCGCTGGAACGGGCTGACCGACGTTACCTGGTTGCGGTTTACGGGACGAGTCGATCCAGCTACGTCGATCCACTACCCGCGATGTGGGATTCCGTTACAAGTGCTGGCGATCGTACCGACTCGTACTCGCGGCTTGCGTTGACCGCCGGCTTGAAGCCGTTTGAGCCTCGAGTCGCGGGGCGACCAGTGATGTGGCTCGGCAAGAGTTCGAACGTATCCACGATCGAACGGCCGACAGTCGGTCCGGGATCACCGTTCCAAGAACGCGTTCACGCCGTCTTCGTGTTCCGGCGTGCCGTACGCGATCGATTGGGTGAGAAGTTCGTGGTCGAGCGCCTCCCGCCAGTACCGACCCATGTTTTCGTGAATCGCGCGTTTTGTCAGCCCGAGCGTCGTCGTTGGACGCTGTCGGAGCGTCTCGAGGAGGTCGTCGACGGTCGCCTCGAGGTCGCCGTCCGGGACGGCCTCGTTTACGAGGCCGATCTCCGCGGCTTCAGCCGCGGAGACGAATTCGGCGGTCAGCGCTAGCCGTTTGGCGGTGCGAAGGCCGATGAGTCGCGGAAGTAAGAACGTCCCCCCGGTATCCGGGACGAGTCCGACTCGCGCGAACGCACAGCTAAACGACGCTGAGTCGGCGGCGTATGCGAAGTCGCTGACGGCCGTTACCGCGAGTCCGGCACCGACCGCATCGCCGTTTACTTTCGCGACGATCGGTACTTCGGACGTGAGGGCCGTTTCGACGACTCGGCCGAGCGTCTCGCTCGTCCGGTCGAACGATTCCTTCGGGGTCTCGTCGCGCTCGGCCATCGCCTCGAGGTCGCCACCAGCGCTGAACGCGTCGCCCTCGCCGGTGAGAACGATCGCGTCGTGCCCGTCGGCGTCGGCGCCGTCGATGGCGTCAGCTAACGATTCGGCCGCCTCGGCCGTGAATGCGTTCAGCGAGTCGGGTCGATCGAACGTGACCGTTCGCACGCCGTTCTCGTCGTCGACGATCATACGCCACCAATTCCGCCGCGGCTGTTAAATTTTGCTAGACGAAGCATCCGCGGCGGACAACGTCGTGTAGTCGCCTCCACGGCCGTACGAACGGCTCCGATCGAGCTTCGAGTGGGTGCTCGATCGTCGTGAGAAAGGAGACGTTCGGCTCGAACCATCGTGGCGGCCATAGCACCGAATGCCCGTCGTCGTACAGAAAGACGCGCCGCTCGGTCGACGAGCCTTCCAGCGCACCAAACCGGGTCGAACTCGTACCTGGATGTAACTTCGTTTGCCGTTTCCTGTAGTATAGTAGTACTCGACCCAGTACGGACGCGGTGTGAAAACGATTAGCGATACGGAGGTACGATTCGGGGAGCTTGCTGGACCGCTTGTTCACGGCTCCGTCCTCTTCGACTGGCAGTTGGTTTCGACACAGGAAGTGGCCGCCGCCTTCGATTACTCGTTCGAGGAACTCCTCGACGACGACGGCATTCCCTACGCGCCTGTCGTGGTCGAGACGTCCGTCCACAGGTATCCAGCTCTCGGCGATCGTATCACCGTCTCGACGGTCCCGATCGACGTCGGGAGATCGAGCGTCGAACTCCTCTACGAAATTATCGACGGCGACGGAGAACGCCTTGCGACGGCACGAATGACCCACGTGACTATCTCGTCGACTGGCGCTGCACTCGCGTTACCCGAACGGGTTCAATCGGCGTTCGCCGAGGCATGTGTTGACCGCGATCCCGAAGTCGGTCCGGCGACCGGGACAAATGAAGGAGCGCACTTGCCCTCGTATTCGACGTCGGTCCCGATTCGGAGTCCCTACGTCGAGGGTGCAAACCTGGCTTACTTCGAGGAGTATCCTCGCTTCGCGGGGATAGCTCTCGAGGAGTATCTCATCGAGTGCGGGACGAGTCTCGGCGAACTCGCCGAGGAGAAACAGCCGTATCGGATCCGTGATTGGAAGTGGGAATTTCGGTCACCCGTTCGGTTTCAAACTGAACTCCACGTCGAATGTACTGTGGTAAGCGTTGATCGAGAGACCATTCGAGTCGCTCACGAATTGACCAGCGGTGGAAAAACGAATATTAGCGGAATTACGGAATACGGCTGCTTCGACCGGACCGGGGCGGCTGTTCCGTTCGACGACGAGATGATAGCTCCATTTGAACCGTAACGGAAGCGGTCTTCCCTTCATCGACTCGACCCGCTATCGTCCGTACGATCGTCACGCTTCTGGTTCGACCATCGCTTCCGCGAAATCCGGCAAACCGTTTCATCGCTCTGAGTTCGGTCTATGGCTCTGATGTCGACCGTGGGAAAATGAGGGTGGTTTTGATCCACGGCAACGTTCGCTACATCGGCGGCGACAGGTATGTATCCGTGACTGAAACGATCCGGGAAACGCGATAAATCGCTCGCCTGACCGCGGAGATCGCGCGACTCGGAAAAAGACGAGCCTTTTTAGTCGTCGTCACGTCGCAGGTGAGATGCGAAGACCGCCTCAACGGCGGTGTTCAGATAAGGGTTGAAAGGTGGGCAGAGCGTTCATACGTGTCTATGCCCGAAAATTCGTCTCAACAGGCGTCTCAGCCGGAGCGATTTGGATTTTGTGGATCGAGAAGCAACACCACGGCTGTTGATGAAGCTCGGTGTTCCGCTCCACCTCGATTGACTCTCGCTTTCGAATACTGTTCGAGATACCGAGATATTCGGTGTGACCCGGGTACGATCGCCCGTCATAACTGAGCGCACAAAGTCGATCTACAGTCCGAGTCCGGACGGAACCCGGATCGCGTCGCGGTCGATGAAGCCGTGATCCGACTCAACGACGAACAGTACTGGCTGTATGCTGCTGTCGCACCCGAAACGAACGACGTGCTTCACACGGCGCTTGAACCGGCTATAACCGAGGATAGCCAGTTTGTTCTTTACGGATCTGCGGGAGAAACACGATGTCGACGACGCCGTGTTTCTCATCGATGACGAGAAGACGCTGAACTATGCTCGCCAGTGGCACGCTCTCGATTTCAGACGCGAACGACATGGGAATCGGAACAGTGTCAAACATATATTTTGGGAGATAAAACGACAAACCGTACCGTTTTCAAACTTCTTCAGCAACGCCGAAGCACCAATTGCTGATCAGTGGCTCAAATTGGTGCGTTCGCAGGAACCAGCTTATCTGACCGCGACCGTTCGGTCGGACCACTCCTCGATATTTTCGCGGCTGTCATCAGGGTCGGACAAGCGGCCGAGAGCCCGGACCCAGAAGCGTGCAACTCAGCGTCTAATCGTGCATTCCACTCCTTGTGGACCGACGAGAAGTCGCGGTGTTTGATGAGGGGACGTGTCCTTCTCCATGGGTTACTGCGCGAATCTTCTGGTCTCGTGGCCCTTGTCGCCGTGGTGAATCGCAACGTCGTCGGTGTTCTGGTTGATCGGCGATGGAGCGATCTGTGTGTCGTGTTTTCTGGTCGTTGTATCGACTGAGCCTGTACGCCCCCGAGGATTTCAACACGGCCGTCTCAGATCGTACTTGTAGTCCGGCGGATATTATTTGACCAAAAATAAGTACGCTGAAGGTGCAGGTGCAGACGGTAAGGGATCGAATGATCGCCACCTGGCTCGACGGTAGCGTGCGAATCGCCCGAATCGAGTGGAGACGCTACCGCCGCGAGTTTGGCCACTCGCGGGGCCGCCGAGCCGCCCTGATTCTCGTATTCTGTGCGACTGCCGTCGCCCTCGGCGTCGTTTCGTGGCTACTCGGTCGCGAACTGGCCACCGGTGGACAGCCGCCGCGTTCCGAGGCGTCGCTCGCGGCGGCGATCGGGTTCGTCTTGCTCGCGGTCCGGAGCTCGTCGCTGACGAACGGACGCTTCGAGCAGCTGGCTCCCGACGCCCTGCTGACGGCGGTTTCCGCGCGGACGGCCACCGTCGGCCTGGTGCTGTTCGTGTTCGCTCGAGTCGGCGTCGCGCTCGCGATTCCGGCGATCGGCGTCGCCGTCGGACTCGCGCTCGGCGCCGGATCGGCGGCCGTCGCGCTCTCTACGATCGCGGCGATCACGGCCCTCGCGGCGTTCGCCGCCGCGGTCGGCGTCGCCGGCAGACTCGCGGGTACGATAGTCGGTCGACGGCTGGCACGGGGCGGCTTGTACCGGGATCTGCTCGTCGCGTTCGGCTGGATTCCGATCGCGGCCCTCTGGGTTCTGCGTCAGGAGCTGTCGGTGCCGATCGACGAGCTGTCGTCGTGGCTCGAGTACCTGCCGCTCGCGCTCCTGGCCGATCTCGCGTTGCTGGGTGCGGGCGAGCGCGCTGGCGTCGAACCGATCCGTGGACTGGCCGCGCTCGGAACCGTCGCGCTCGCCGTCCCGCTGCTGCTCACGCTCGCGACCGTGTTCGCCCGTCGACTCTGGGAGACCGATCCCGCAGGTTCGACGCGATCGGCGCGGTCGTCCGGCTCGCACTCGCTGGTCGTTGACGGGCGGTTAGAACGGCTTCTCGGCGAGCACGTCTCGCGTCCGAGCCTCGTCGTCGCCAGGGAGCGCCTGCTCGCGGAGCGACGCGTCCCGCGGGGGGTGTTGTCGGCGGGCTATGCGCTCTGTTTCGTCGGTCTGGTAGGCATGCCGCTGTTCGGAGTCCTCCTGGGTGCGCCCGGATTCGTGCTCGTCGTGTTCACCCTCGGGCTGGCGACCGGACTCGTCTTCGGCACCGAGCCGATCGGGAAGACGTACCGCGTCCTTCCGATGCTACTCACGACGGTTCGAGGGCGGGATTTCGTCGGCGGACTGCTACTCGCGAGTCTCGTCCTCGGAGCCCCGCTCATCGCGGCCGTCGTCCTCCTGCTCGGGATCGCGAGCGACGCGAGTCTCGCGGAGACGCTCGCGTTGATCTGCACCGGTTTCGCGATCTGTGCGTGTACTGCGACGGTGAACGTCGCCTTCGAGATGAACGCCGATCGCGCGGATCTCGTTCGGGTGCCCGGCTTTTTCATCGACGTTCCAGTGTACTCGGAAACGGGAGTATCGGCGTTCTACGGGATGGCAAAGACGTTCGCGGTCGTCTCGGTCGTAACCGTCCCGGCGTTTCTCGGCACGTCGCGACCGGTGTTCGAACCGTTGGCCGCACTCGGAATCCCCACCGCGGCCGTCCGCATCGGCGCGCTATGCTGTACGATCGTCCTCGCGATCGGCGTCTCGAGGCTCGCGTTTCGAGTCGCCGTCGACCGCTACCGCGACTACCACCTCGAGTGAGCTATGACCAGAGCAACGACCGACGGATTCGAGAACTCGAACGCGGAACCGAACGACGAGCCGGCCATCGTCACGAACGACCTCACCAAGACCTACGGAGCGACGACGGCCGTCGAGGGGCTGAACCTCGAGGTCGCCGCCGGCTCGGTGTACGGTTTTCTCGGCCCGAACGGGGCGGGAAAGACGACGACGATTCGAATGCTGACCGCGTTGACGCCCCCGACGAGCGGTTCCGGGACCGTCGCCGGGGCGTCGATCACGGACCGCGAGGCGCTCATCGACCGCATCGGCTACCTTCCCGAGACGCCGCCGATCTACGAACAGCTCACGGCCCGCGAACAGCTCGAGTACTACGGCGGACTGTGCGGGATGGATCCGGAGGCGCTCGAGGAGCGGATCGAGACGCTGCTCGACCGGCTCGATCTGGCCGCCGACGCCGACGATCGAATCGTCACCTATTCGAAGGGGATGCGCCAGAAGACGGGGTTCATCCAGGCGATCGTGACCGACCCCGACGTAGTCTTTTTGGACGAGCCAACCTCCGGACTGGATCCGCGGGCCGTGCGCACGGTTCGAGACCTGATCGCCGAGCTCGCGGACGGCGGGACGACGATCTTTCTCTCGACGCACGTTCTCCCCGTCGTCGAACGGGTCGCGACGGCGGTCGGGATCCTCTACGACGGACGGTTAGTCGAGTCGGGGTCGCCGGACGACCTCCGCGACCGACTCGAAGCCGGTCGCGACTCGACGCTCGAAGACGTCTTCCTGGAGGTGACGACCGAAACGGAGTGAACGGGCATCGAACCTGTCGGTGACGAATGCGCACATGCATCGCTCGCACGAATATTTAATACCTGGACCTGTCTAGTATAGTACGAATGCTCTCCCGCATCGGTTCCCTTTACGAGAACAAGCCGTTCCGGACCGTCATCGGCACGATCGGCGTCCTCGCCGTATTCGTGAGTTTCACGGAGATGACGCTGCGAACGACCGTCCCGTTAGCCGTTATGCTTTTCGCGGTGCTGTTACACGACGCTGCGGACGAGGAGTACGACCTGCCCGACGGGACGAACCTACTCGTCTACGGAACGTCCGTCTTTACCGCGGGTGCGTACTTGGCGATCGTCAATTCTCCCCCGCAGGTCGGCGGTCTCTTGGCCCTCACGGGTCTCTGGTTCGTCTTCGACGGCGCGACGACGATGCGGTACGAGCCGTCTCGGGAGGACCACGAGTACGTGTCCGACCTCGATGACGACGATTCGGGCGAGATACTGCTTCGAATGCAGACGTTGAACGTGGTGTATCAGGGTCTCAGAGACGCCTCGGAACCGCAAACGGCCGCGGCGCTTGCCGCCGACCTCGATCTCACCGAATCGCGCGTCGAGAGCGCCCTCGGATTTATGGAAACCAAGGGCCGCGTCGATCGGATAGAAAATCGGTACCGGGCGGTGCCGCCCCGATGGGGTCGCTTGGATCCAGCCGTCCAGGCCCTCGTCTGGCTTCCACGGCGAGTTATTCGTCCGTTCCGCCGGCTGGCCGCGAACGCGTAGCCCGCCGGCTACCGGCTGCGGCGGTTCGTCGAGATCAGGATCGAGGCAAGCGAGCGTGAGGGGACGAAATCGAGCCTTGTCTGGACGCTGGAGAGCACGACTCACACCGGGGAACTACCCACCAGCAGAGCCCGAATCGATGAAACAGTGTAACGCGATGGATTCCGACCTCCCTATTACTTGTCGGAAATGGCGTACTGGATACAGAGATGTGTTCAACCGGTCAGTGTCTGCGCTCACTCAGGCGTCGTCCGGCGTCGGGAGCGACACCGAGAACGTTGCTCCCTCCCCCGGTTCCGAATCGACCTGGATCTCTCCGTCGTGGCGATCGACGATCCGCTTGGACAGCGCTAACCCGATACCGGTACCGGTGTACTCGTCCTGCGTGTGGAGCCGCTGGAACACCTCGAAAATACGATCCTGATCCTCGGGGTCGATGCCGATCCCCTCGTCGCGGACCGACACCTCCCACATCGATCCCGACCGCTCGGCCGCGACGTGAACGCGCGGGGGCTCGTCGCCGCTGTACTCGATCGCGTTCTCGAGCAGGTTCTGAAACAGCTGGCGGAGCTGACTGGCGTCACCCCTGACATCCGGAAGGTCCTCGGTCGTAATCTCGGCGTCGTGTTCCTCGATCCGGAACTGGAGGTCGGCCAGTACGTCCGCAAGGACGGCGTTGAGGTCTACCGGTTCGAACGGATCACCCTGCGTCTCGACGCGAGAGTACTCGAGCAAGCCGTCGATCATTTCCCGCA is a window encoding:
- a CDS encoding ABC transporter ATP-binding protein; its protein translation is MTRATTDGFENSNAEPNDEPAIVTNDLTKTYGATTAVEGLNLEVAAGSVYGFLGPNGAGKTTTIRMLTALTPPTSGSGTVAGASITDREALIDRIGYLPETPPIYEQLTAREQLEYYGGLCGMDPEALEERIETLLDRLDLAADADDRIVTYSKGMRQKTGFIQAIVTDPDVVFLDEPTSGLDPRAVRTVRDLIAELADGGTTIFLSTHVLPVVERVATAVGILYDGRLVESGSPDDLRDRLEAGRDSTLEDVFLEVTTETE
- a CDS encoding UbiD family decarboxylase: MTALRRHLERLRETDDLVSVTEHVHWDGAVAEVASEAIRHNCPVTLFENTSGAVRPVSGVYGGADQFASADQQPWQRITQALDLGAERSYIELIERLARWQSSAVDDRVTDKPAATVREGIDMYSLGLPTDGNGTPLVSMGLLVVEANGVTTWAPIRGRVQRSRTLRLAVPEAVTKWCSPSADVSVVFGVSAAALIAALQGWTQGQTTPTVPELAAGLTDVPVTTIDSRIVPTDAEVRIDGRMSPVESEAVIDETKPKAAWELACETTTVDVDAEAIALREEPIVPFTPLGEPLTDDLHLMCLVETAKLFRRVNNYWGVSPVEWIQLPVEGQLGFCIVSSEILYAGFEWQLANTLFSFSDLFDKVLILDEQADPSNLARAIDDMWVKAHPANDWIFSEPNASSATAPLYRSDGSNGSRLYINATWDPRWDEEYIAPRVNFETSFSENVLESVADRWEELGLDALLDERGVSDVRE
- a CDS encoding enoyl-CoA hydratase/isomerase family protein, translating into MIVDDENGVRTVTFDRPDSLNAFTAEAAESLADAIDGADADGHDAIVLTGEGDAFSAGGDLEAMAERDETPKESFDRTSETLGRVVETALTSEVPIVAKVNGDAVGAGLAVTAVSDFAYAADSASFSCAFARVGLVPDTGGTFLLPRLIGLRTAKRLALTAEFVSAAEAAEIGLVNEAVPDGDLEATVDDLLETLRQRPTTTLGLTKRAIHENMGRYWREALDHELLTQSIAYGTPEHEDGVNAFLER
- a CDS encoding MaoC/PaaZ C-terminal domain-containing protein; this translates as MVAFAEQFDPLEFHTDPEAASESRYGGLIASGYRTLSLSVRLVVEEVRSKRAVIAGLGIDDVRWHEPVRPSETLSVTTTVLDSRPSESDPTTGVVRERISVTNRTETEVLSLENYELVERRNSARWNGLTDVTWLRFTGRVDPATSIHYPRCGIPLQVLAIVPTRTRGLR
- a CDS encoding UbiD family decarboxylase yields the protein MTIHSFRQYLQTLETRGDLHRISEPVSWNLEASAVTMLLNVEDSAVPLFESVESAQLVGDPYRGTQRRPWDRIALGLGLPPDLSYSEYYESVIDRLKDPIEPVTVSADDAPCKEEIRTGDEIDLLDFPWPYIHAGDGGRYSNVHTLIAPDPDSDWVDWSNHRTMIHDSETSSVLLLAGEQTPNLYYYKYEERNEPMPVAIAVGVEPAVRYTSVMWIPTGRNEAEYAGGLKREPVELVPCETNDLLVPATAELVIEGEILPNERRDEGPFGDYFGYMHGPRRSMPLFRVTGITHQTDPILPFCVEGTGVGHSENTTSSMEVGCVGPDATLGLRTAQFDVECCAPWKSTPRTIYTISTEKTNPSYLHDMANFIFTTWGMLHVDFFIFVDADVNPLDQREVLEALALYADPDTDFHQFGVETMPKVPLNIYQTPTEKGDIQTGTSKAKTAKAYIDATSDRSARKSQPTGDVERRYRAQKILERAGVDTSTLSFVDPGEGAQ
- a CDS encoding acyl-CoA thioesterase; translation: MKTISDTEVRFGELAGPLVHGSVLFDWQLVSTQEVAAAFDYSFEELLDDDGIPYAPVVVETSVHRYPALGDRITVSTVPIDVGRSSVELLYEIIDGDGERLATARMTHVTISSTGAALALPERVQSAFAEACVDRDPEVGPATGTNEGAHLPSYSTSVPIRSPYVEGANLAYFEEYPRFAGIALEEYLIECGTSLGELAEEKQPYRIRDWKWEFRSPVRFQTELHVECTVVSVDRETIRVAHELTSGGKTNISGITEYGCFDRTGAAVPFDDEMIAPFEP